The window GGTAATTCACCTACTTCATCCAGAAATATGGTGCCGCCATCAGCAACTTCAAAATAGCCGCTTCTTGTTTGAGTCGCGCCTGTAAAAGCTCCTTTCTCGTGACCAAAAAGCTCTGAGTCAATTGTTCCCTCTGGAATGGCTCCACAGTTTACTGCAATATACTTTGCATGCTTGCGGAAAGATTGTGAGTGGATGATCCTAGGGATACTTTCTTTACCAACACCACTTTCTCCTGTAACCAATACAGAAATATCAGTAGGTGCAACTTGTAATGACTTTTCTATAGCTCGATTGAAGGTGGGGTCGTTACCTATAAGCTCAAATCTCTGTTTGACAGATTGTACGGTTTCCATATTCAATTATGCTTTATATCTAACTGGACCTTCCATATCACTATAACCTATGGCTTCACCTATTAAGGTTGCTCCAGTGCAATCATCAACTCGCACCATCACCATGTCGCCCACCTTATAATCCCCTTTCGGGAAGACGGTAGTTAGCATGTGTGAGGTTTTTCCAGCCCATTGATCGGTAGATTTTTTAGATTCTTTCTCAATTAAGACCTCTACAATATTGTTAAGGTTTGCGGCGGTGCGCATGGCGCTGTGCTCCTGTTGTAGGTTGATGATTTCTACTAGTCTACGTTGTTTTATCTCGGCTGGAACATCGTCTTCCATTTTACGAGCTGCTAGCGTCCCTGGACGCTCAGAGTAAGCAAACATAAATCCAAAATCATAACCCACATAGCGCATTAAACTTAAGGTGTCTTCATGGTCTTCCTCTGTTTCGGTTGGGAAACCTGTAATCATGTCTTGTGATATAGCCACACCAGGAATAATTGCTTTGACCCGGTCGATGAGATCCATGTACTCTTGGCGAGTATGCAAGCGGTTCATTTCTTTTAAGATGCGATCGCTTCCAGATTGTACTGGTAGGTGAATGTAATCGCAAATATTTCTATGTGCTGCCATCGCATGCAACACATCGTCGCTAATGTCTTGCGGATTGCTGGTTGAAAATCGGACCCTCATGCCAGGTTGCGCATTAGCTACCTTGTGTAATAACTGGGCGAAATCTACCGCGGTAGCTTTAGCCATCTTGCTGGCTTTTTTAAAGTCTTTTTTGAGACCACCACCATACCATAAATAGGAGTCTACATTTTGACCTAGTAAGGTCACTTCTTTAAAACCTTTAGAAGCCAAATCATTGATTTCTTCAAGAATGGAATAAGGATCACGGCTGCGCTCGCGTCCACGGGTAAATGGCACCACACAGAAGGTACACATGTTATCGCACCCACGGGTTATAGACACAAACGCGCTTACTCCATTCGATTGTAATCGTACAGGAGCAACATCGCCATAAGTTTCATCCCTGGATAAAAGAACATTTACGGCATCCCTTCCTTCATCAATTTCTGCAATAAGATTAGGCAAGTCTTTGTAAGCGTCAGGCCCTACCACCATATCCACAATCTTTTCTTCCTCTAGAAACTTAGATTTTAATCGCTCTGCCATACAACCTAGGACACCCACCTTCATATTAGGATTGTGACTGGCTTTGACGGCGTTATATTTTTCTAGACGCTTACGAACCGTTTGCTCTGCCTTGTCACGTATAGAACATGTGTTCACTAATACAAGATCAGCTTCTTCTAGGTTTTGGGTCGTGTTAAATCCTTGAGTTGCTAGTATAGAGGCAACCACCTCACTATCTGCAAAATTCATTTGACATCCGTAACTTTCTATAAAAAGCTTCCTTTTATTTTGTTCCATAGGCGCAACCTTCATCGCTGTGCCCTGTATATTTTCATCAATAATCTTTTCCATCTTCACGATCTGAATTCGAGCCGCAAAGATAGTTTTTTTGCCGTTGATGTGACAAAGTGGCAGCAAGTTTCTTGTTGAGGTTGGTGTGGGTTTTTCGCTTTCGCGAAAGCGAACTACCATCAATTATATGGCTTCTAATGCTAATTTTAATGTTGGAAAAGAAGGAAACTGCCTGTGAGATGCGACAGGTATTTCCCTTTTTTCTATTTACCCTATTACGATAACATCCAGCGAATGAAATTGTTACCCCAAATATAAGAGTTGTAAACTACTGTTATACAGCATTTTGTATTATAAACAAAAATATCCTATACCTTTGCAGCTTAAATCAAGTATTTGAATGGCAAAAAATCTGGTAATAGTGGAGTCGCCCGCTAAGGCGAAGACTATAGAGAAATTTTTAGGTAAGGATTATACGGTGGCATCCAGTTTTGGGCACATCGCTGACCTGCCTGCAAAGGAATTGGGTGTTGATGTGGACCAGAATTTTGAGCCTAAATATATTGTTAGCAGCGATAAAAAGGACCTTGTCAAGAAACTTAAAAAAATGGCGGCCGACTCAGATATGGTCTGGCTAGCTAGTGATGAGGACCGTGAGGGGGAAGCTATTGCATGGCACCTTGCCGAGCAATTGGACTTGAAAAAAGATAAAACCAAACGTATTGTATTTAATGCAATTACTAAAAGTGCTGTTCAAAATGCCATTGACAACCCTAGAAGTATTGATTATGATCTAGTCAATGCACAGCAGGCAAGGCGTGTGCTGGATCGAATTGTAGGTTACGAAATATCTCCTATTCTATGGAGAAAAGTAAAAGGTGGTGCTAGTGCCGGTAGAGTGCAATCTGTAGCGGTACGATTGATCGTGGAAAGGGAACAAGAGATCATCGATTTTAAAAGCGATGATTTTTATCGAGTAGATGCTGATTTTGCTACTAAGGATAAGAAAACGGTAAAAGCAAAACTTCCTTCTAATCTTTCTTCTCGTAAGGAAGCAGAAGATTTTTTAGAACTTAATAAAGGAGCTGCATATCATGTTTCTGACTTGGTTAAAAAACCAGCTAAAAAGTCACCGGCTCCACCATTTACAACTTCCACATTACAACAGGAAGCTTCTAGAAAGCTTTCATTTAATGTAAGCCGTACGATGCAACTGGCACAGCGACTGTATGAAGCCGGTCTCATTACATATATGAGAACTGACAGTGTGAACTTAAGTAAGGAAGCAAAGTCTGGGGCTAAAGAAGAAATTGAAAAAGCCTATGGAAAAGACTTCCATATGGAGCGCAACTACAAAGGAAAGTCAAAAGGAGCTCAAGAGGCACACGAGGCGATTCGTCCAACGGATTTCCATTTACACTCAGCCGGTGCAGATCGCGATCAGACCCGTTTGTATGAACTGATCTGGAAACGTGCGATCGCTTCACAAATGAGTGATGCAAAACTAGAGCGTACAAATGTCACGATTGCTGCAGACAAGCACGACAAGAACTTTACTGCCAGTGGAGAGATCGTAAAATTTGAAGGTTTCTTGAAAGTATATCTTGAAAGTACTGATGATGAAGACCTAGAACAAGAAGGCCTCTTGCCAGACTTGAAGAAAGGGCAACCATTAGATAACTTAGGAATTACTGCAACAGAGCGATTTACAAGACCGCCTTATCGTTATACAGAAGCTTCTCTGGTAAAAAAATTAGAGGAATTAGGAATAGGTCGACCATCTACTTATGCTCCAACCATTACGACGATACAAAATCGCAAGTATGTGGAGAAAGGAATAAGCATGGGTGAGGAGCGATCCTACGTGCAACTGGTTCTAAAAAAGGATGCGATTAAGGAAGTAGGACTTTCAGAAACCACAGGAAGCAGTAAAGGAAAATTAATCCCAACGGACGTAGGTCGCGTGGTAAATGATTTTCTAGTAGAGCATTTTAAAAATATACTGGACTACAACTTTACGGCGAGAGTCGAAGAATCCTTTGACAATATTGCAGAAGGAAAAGAGGAATGGACAGACATGATGAACCATTTCTATAAAGATTTTCATCCAACAGTAACTGACGTAGCTGAAAATGCGGAACGAGAAGTAGGGGAGCGTGTTCTAGGGACTGACCCTAAAACAGGCAAACCTATATCGGTAAGATTAGGGCGATTCGGCGCAATGGCGCAAATAGGAACCGTTGAGGATGAAGAGAAGCCTCAATTTGCTAGTTTATTACCTTCGCAATCTTTAAATACCGTTACCCTTGAGGAAGTCATGGACTTGTTTAAACTGCCACGTACAGTTGGGGAATATAACGGTCACCCAGTTGAGGTAAATCAAGGAAGATTTGGACCTTATGTGAAATTCAACGAGAAAACCTTTGTATCTCTAGAAGAAGGTGATGATCCATTGACCCTCACATTTGAACGTGCTGGAGAGCTTATTGCTCAAAAGGAAAAAGCAGATGCTCCTATATATATGTATGATGAGCAGCCTGTTACTAAAGGTGTGGGTAGATTTGGTCCTTTTATTAAATGGGCGGGCATGTTTATCTCAGTCAATAAGAAGTATGATTTTGATAACCTTTCAAATGACGATATTGAAACCTTGATCAAGGATAAAATTCAAAAGGAAAAGGATAAGTTAATCGTTGATTGGGAAGAGGAAGGCATTCGTATTGAAAAGGCTCGATGGGGTAGGCATAATGTGATCAAAGGCAAAACTAAAATTGAGCTAGCCAAAACCATAGACCCTTTGAAAATTACTTTGGAGGAAGCTAAGGAAATGATCGCTAAGAAAGCGCCCAAGAAAAAGACAGCTGCCAAGAAGAAAACCGCAGCTAAGAAAAAAGCACCCGCTAAAAAGAAGACCGCTTCCGCGAAAGCGAAAAAGAAATAAACCTCTATGATATTAGAGTATCTCAAACCTATCAGTGAAACGACAGTCGCACACGCTAGGATTCAGGAACCAAGAACTTTAGGCGAGACCATCCGGCTGCACACAGCACAGGATGGTCTTCCTGATTTAGACAATGCAGATCTTGCAATCATTTCTATTTTAGAAAATCGGAAGGACGCAAATGCTGTATTTCAGGTGGAAAGCCTGGATGGTGTCCGTAGAAAGTTATATGAACTCTTTCCAGGAAACTGGCATGCAGACATTGTAGATTTAGGAGACATTGTTGCAGGAGATCAAGTGGAGGATACGTATTATGTGGTTCGTGAACTCACCACATATTTACTTAAGGAAAATATCTTGCCCATTTTCATAGGTGGAAGTCAGGATTTGATGTATCCTATGTATAGAGCTTTTGATGATTACCGTACCATGATCAATGTGGTCAACATCGATAGTCGATTTGACTTGGGCAACATTGAGATGCCTATCAGTAGTCGAAGCTATGTTGGGAAAATGGTAGCGACTGAACCTTACAATTTATTTAATTACAGCAATTTAGGCTACCAGACTTATTTCAACTCACAAGACGAGATCTCCCTTTTAGACCGTTTGTACTTTGATGCAGTCCGATTAGGGGAGTTGGATTCTGATATAACCATAGCAGAATCCGTTTTAAGAGACGCTGATCTCGTCGGAATTGACATAAAAAGCATCCGATCTGGAGATTTAAATTACGATAAAGGGGACGCAAATGGGTTTCAATCTGCACAGATGTGCCGTTTATCGAGATATTCTGGAATCAGTGATCGATTAAAAGCGTTTGGAGTTTTTGAGATTCCTGCAGGTGATTTTGAGTTGATGTGGAGCGCTGTCTCACAGGTAGTTTGGTACTTTATTGAAGGCTATAATTATCGCAGTAATGAGTATCCAATTGACGTTTCTAATGGCTTTTTAAAATACCAGGTACCCATTGATGATGAGGTACTTACGTTCTATAAGTCTGGCAAAACAGAGCGTTGGTGGATCGAACTTCCATTTATTTCACATGTTAATAATAAACTAAAACAATACACGTTATTACCCTGTGATAAAAAAGATTATCTAGAGGCAACAAATCAAATTTTACCAGAACGCTGGTTGAAAGCTAGACAGAAAAACGAGATATAATCAGACTTAGCAAGCATTTAATAATTACAAACTGAAAGAAAAAAGTTGGCGGTATCAATTCTTTTAGATAGGTTTACCAGCTTAATTCTTAAACCAAAGAGGAACATATTTATGAAAAAGTTACTTATGCTAGTAGCAATTGTCGCTTTTCTTGCCAGTTGTGGTAAAGGGGATAGAGGACAGTTGGTAGGTGTAAAAGGTAAAAAATGGCACCCTGAAAAGCCTTACGGCATGACACTAGTTCCAGGAGGAGCCTTCATTATGGGTAAAGCCGATGATGATATTGCCGCTACATTAAATGCTCCCGCAAAAACCGTTACAGTGACCTCCTTTTACATGGATGAAACTGAGATTACAAATACAGAGTACCGTCAATTTACGGAATGGGTTCGAGACTCTACTTTGAGAATGCGTCTAGCTATTATGGCAGATGATAATGGTTTAACACCCGGAAGTGGTGGAACTGGAGAATTTGCATTTAAAGATGCAGCAGCAAATCCTTCCGTATGGCAACAATATGTTTTAGACAACTATGTAGGCTTAGGTGAAACAGGCTATGAAGGGCGTTACTTAAATTGGGACGAAGAGCTCATTTGGGATACTGAAGATATTCCTGATGAATATTATGCGGAGGCGTACGATTCCATGTATATCCCATATGAGGAGGCTTACAATGGTGTTCGCACCATTGACGTGAATAAATTGATTTATCGCTACTCAGTTCAGGATATTGAAAAGGCTGCTCGTAATCCAGGATTGAAGCGCAAAGACTTTATCAGTCAAAAAGAAGTAAAGGTTTATCCAGATACCACGGTATGGATACGGGATTTCAATTATAGTTACAATGAGCCTATGCACAATGATTATTATTATCATGCCGCATATGATGATTACCCTGTGGTAGGAGTCAATTGGACACAAGCGAAAGCTTTTTGTCAATGGAGAACTAATTATAACAATAGAGATCGCAGACAGCGTAAAAACCTAGAAGATGTTCCAGCTTACCGTTTACCGACTGAGGCAGAATGGGAATACGCCGCTCGCGGTGGTCTAGAAAGTGCGACTTATCCATGGGGAGGTCCTTATGCAAAGAACGATCGTGGTTGTTTTATGGCAAACTTTAAGCCATTACGTGGTGATTATGCAGCAGATCAAGCATTATACACTGTAGAGGCAGAGTCTTACGAGCCTAACGATTACAACTTATATAATATGTCTGGTAACGTTGCAGAATGGGTCAACTCTTCCTATGAACCTGGAGCTTATGAGTACATGTCTACCATGAACCCAGTTGTCAATGACGAGAGCAACATGCGCAAAGGCGTTCGAGGTGGATCTTGGAAGGACGTTTCTTATTTCTTGGAAGTAGGCACGAGAGATTATGAGTACCAAGATTCTGCAAGAAGCTATATTGGTTTCAGAACCGTTCAGTCTTATGTTGGAACAGATGTGACTCTTAACGCATCTACCAACTAGTAACATCACCAACCATCATTCATTAACTATCATTTAATCATTAATTAAGTACATTTTCTAATGGCACAATCTAAAACAACAAAGAAATTATTTAACATGGCCTATGGTCTAGGGGCATCCATCGTTATCATCGGTGCACTTTTCAAAATCCTTCACTGGGAATTGCCACTAGGATTTGCAACCTTAACAGGTGGTACTCTTTTGGCTATAGGACTTCTTACTGAGGCGGCTATTTTTGCCATTGCAGCCTTTGAACCAGTGGATGATGATATAGACTGGTCCATTGTATATCCAGAACTTGCTGGTGGTCCCGCTTCCGCGAAAGCGAAAACTACAGTAGTTGAAGAACAAGAGGCACAAGGGATGTTGTCTCAAAAATTAGACGCTATGTTGAAAGACGCTAAAGTGGATGCCGCTTTGATGGAAAGTCTAGGAACCAGCATACGTAGCTTTGAAGGAGCAGCCAAAGGAATGGCTCCAACAGCTGAAGCGATGTCATCTACTAAAAAATACTCTGAGGAAATGGCACTTGCTGCCGCCCAGATGGAATCCTTGAACAGTTTGTATAAAGTACAAGTAGAAAGTACAGCAAGACAAGCAGAGGTAAATGAGCAAGTAGCTCAAAATGCAGGTCGTCTTAAAGATCAAATGGAGGGTCTAGCAAATAACTTAAGCAGCCTCAATGGCGTTTATGGAAACATGCTAGGAGCCATGAAAGGATAATTAGTAATAAATAATATTCTCACAAACACCACTAATTAAAGTATTATGGCAGGAGGACAAGGCCCAAGGCAGAAGATGATTAACCTAATGTATCTGGTTTTTATCGCTATGCTAGCCCTAAACATGAGTAAAGAGGTTCTAACTGCTTTCGGTCTTATAGAAGAAAGTGTCGCAGAAAACAATGCGAACTTAGAAGTTAGAAACGAAGCATCTTTTGCAGCTTTAGCAGCAAAAGCTCAAGAACAACCTAAACAATATCAAGAAGCAGCTGAAGCTGCTGCAAAAGTTACTGAAATCAGCGAACAGTTTGATAGCTACATCGCAGGTATTAAAGCGGAAATGATGGCTACTGTAGATCCTGAAAATCAGGATGACTTTCAATCTCAGGACAAAACAGACTTTTTAGATACTAAGTTTTTTCAGGGAGATGGTCTATCAGCTGACGGTAAAGAATTCATCCAGCAAATGGATGCGTACCGCAATGGTATGATTGCCGCTCTTCCAGAGAATGGTTATGACGATCTGAAGGCAGATATCAAAGATAAATTTGATACAAGTGATGTTCCATCGGTTAGAAGTGAACCGGATAGTGAAAAAATTAGCTGGTTGAACTGGCGATTTGAAGGCTTTCCGCTAATTGCTTCTAAAACCAACTTGACTCAAATGCAAAACGAGATCAAAAATGCTGAGGCAGATGTTTTAGGACAGTTGCTGCAAGGTGAATTAATCGAGATTGCATCCATGAATAACTACACATCTATTGTAAACCTGGAGAAAGGAGCATTTTTCAATGGGGAGAACGTCAAAGGTGAAGTAGTTCTGGGACGTTATGACGATAACATGAAGCCTACTAAAGTGGTCATCAATGGAGCTGAAGTTCCTGCAAGCCAAATCCAAAATGGACGAGTGATGTTGAACTTTGGCGCGGGTGCCGTAGGTGATAAAGTCATCAAAGGTGAAATGACATTCATGGAAAATGGGACAGAGGTTAAGATCCCTATAGAGCAAAAGTACTCAGTGATAGGAAGACCTAATTCTGCTACCATCAGCGCAGATAAAATGAATGTGGTTTATCGTGGAGTTGATAACCCGATGACGATATCATTTGCAGGTGTGGATCCTAGTAAAGTATCCGCTAGTGCCCCAGGATTGAGTGCGCGTGGTGGTTCTAGTTACATGATGAAACCAACAGGTGGAGCCGAAGTAAAAATTAACGTGACTGCAACATTACCTGATGGTTCTACTTCGCCAGATTCAAAAGTTTTCCGTATTAAAGATCTTCCTAATCCAACTGGGTTAATAAGTGGAGAGTTTGATGGAGTTCGTAAAAACAGAGCGAACTTAGCAATATCAACTGTATCTGCTGCGTTCTTAGATTTCGACTTTGACTTGACACCTACCGTAACTGAGTTTATCCTCAAAGTCCAAGGGCAGCCAGGTATTAAAGTTTCAGGTAATAAACTAAGTCCAGCAGCACAAAGTGCCTTGCAACGTGCGCCTCAAGGCTCTATTGTACAAATAGCACAAATTAAAGCAACAGTACCTGGAGTACGTTTAAAAGCGGTAACACCAGTATCTGTAGAGCTTACAGACTAATTGAAATAATACACAACACATGAATAAAGTGGTAGCCTTTTTTGCAGTAGTTTTCCTTTGTGGATTGACTCAGGCACAAAACAATATTCTAAACGCCAAATCTTTTGAAGAGATAGGCGAGAAAACGCTGGAGCAAGTAATTAATGATAATGACAAACCATTACCCTATGGTTTTGTTGGAGATCGTGATATCTTGTGGGAACGTAACGTTTGGGAAAAGATTGATCTTGATGAGAAAATCAACTTTCCATTGTACTACCCTATAGATACTAACTTTGTAGGTTCTAACAGAAGGTCTTTGTTTCATGTGATCACTAAAGCCGCCGCAGAAGGCAAGGTGAATCTATACTCTGATAGTTATGGAAATACAAAGAAGAATTTTACAGAAATCGGAAGTAGTTTGAAAACCGTAGATACTTCAGATGCTGGTATTACGATTTACAATCAAACTGGAAGTGTTCCTGCAGAGTATATCACTACAACTACTGTCAATGCAAATATGGTGAAGGAGTACCACATCCGTGGGGTATGGTATTTTGACAGCCGCCAGGCGGAATTGAAATATCGTATGATTGCCATAGCACCAGTAACTCCAGATGTCAACTTCCTGGATGATCCACAAGGTGTGGAGCTGTTTTGGGTTTTCTATCCTGAATTGAGGGGAATCTTACATGAAGCCAAAGTATTTAATGAGAAAAACTCAGCCCGTCCGTTGACTTTTGACCACTTGTTGAATTCACGACACTTCAACGCAACGATTTATAAGATTGACAATGTTCAAGGGG of the Nonlabens marinus S1-08 genome contains:
- the topA gene encoding type I DNA topoisomerase encodes the protein MAKNLVIVESPAKAKTIEKFLGKDYTVASSFGHIADLPAKELGVDVDQNFEPKYIVSSDKKDLVKKLKKMAADSDMVWLASDEDREGEAIAWHLAEQLDLKKDKTKRIVFNAITKSAVQNAIDNPRSIDYDLVNAQQARRVLDRIVGYEISPILWRKVKGGASAGRVQSVAVRLIVEREQEIIDFKSDDFYRVDADFATKDKKTVKAKLPSNLSSRKEAEDFLELNKGAAYHVSDLVKKPAKKSPAPPFTTSTLQQEASRKLSFNVSRTMQLAQRLYEAGLITYMRTDSVNLSKEAKSGAKEEIEKAYGKDFHMERNYKGKSKGAQEAHEAIRPTDFHLHSAGADRDQTRLYELIWKRAIASQMSDAKLERTNVTIAADKHDKNFTASGEIVKFEGFLKVYLESTDDEDLEQEGLLPDLKKGQPLDNLGITATERFTRPPYRYTEASLVKKLEELGIGRPSTYAPTITTIQNRKYVEKGISMGEERSYVQLVLKKDAIKEVGLSETTGSSKGKLIPTDVGRVVNDFLVEHFKNILDYNFTARVEESFDNIAEGKEEWTDMMNHFYKDFHPTVTDVAENAEREVGERVLGTDPKTGKPISVRLGRFGAMAQIGTVEDEEKPQFASLLPSQSLNTVTLEEVMDLFKLPRTVGEYNGHPVEVNQGRFGPYVKFNEKTFVSLEEGDDPLTLTFERAGELIAQKEKADAPIYMYDEQPVTKGVGRFGPFIKWAGMFISVNKKYDFDNLSNDDIETLIKDKIQKEKDKLIVDWEEEGIRIEKARWGRHNVIKGKTKIELAKTIDPLKITLEEAKEMIAKKAPKKKTAAKKKTAAKKKAPAKKKTASAKAKKK
- the porN gene encoding type IX secretion system ring subunit PorN/GldN: MNKVVAFFAVVFLCGLTQAQNNILNAKSFEEIGEKTLEQVINDNDKPLPYGFVGDRDILWERNVWEKIDLDEKINFPLYYPIDTNFVGSNRRSLFHVITKAAAEGKVNLYSDSYGNTKKNFTEIGSSLKTVDTSDAGITIYNQTGSVPAEYITTTTVNANMVKEYHIRGVWYFDSRQAELKYRMIAIAPVTPDVNFLDDPQGVELFWVFYPELRGILHEAKVFNEKNSARPLTFDHLLNSRHFNATIYKIDNVQGDRQIESYIADNSMMQLLESERLKEIIRNFEIDMWNY
- the porL gene encoding type IX secretion system motor protein PorL/GldL; protein product: MAQSKTTKKLFNMAYGLGASIVIIGALFKILHWELPLGFATLTGGTLLAIGLLTEAAIFAIAAFEPVDDDIDWSIVYPELAGGPASAKAKTTVVEEQEAQGMLSQKLDAMLKDAKVDAALMESLGTSIRSFEGAAKGMAPTAEAMSSTKKYSEEMALAAAQMESLNSLYKVQVESTARQAEVNEQVAQNAGRLKDQMEGLANNLSSLNGVYGNMLGAMKG
- the miaB gene encoding tRNA (N6-isopentenyl adenosine(37)-C2)-methylthiotransferase MiaB; translation: MEKIIDENIQGTAMKVAPMEQNKRKLFIESYGCQMNFADSEVVASILATQGFNTTQNLEEADLVLVNTCSIRDKAEQTVRKRLEKYNAVKASHNPNMKVGVLGCMAERLKSKFLEEEKIVDMVVGPDAYKDLPNLIAEIDEGRDAVNVLLSRDETYGDVAPVRLQSNGVSAFVSITRGCDNMCTFCVVPFTRGRERSRDPYSILEEINDLASKGFKEVTLLGQNVDSYLWYGGGLKKDFKKASKMAKATAVDFAQLLHKVANAQPGMRVRFSTSNPQDISDDVLHAMAAHRNICDYIHLPVQSGSDRILKEMNRLHTRQEYMDLIDRVKAIIPGVAISQDMITGFPTETEEDHEDTLSLMRYVGYDFGFMFAYSERPGTLAARKMEDDVPAEIKQRRLVEIINLQQEHSAMRTAANLNNIVEVLIEKESKKSTDQWAGKTSHMLTTVFPKGDYKVGDMVMVRVDDCTGATLIGEAIGYSDMEGPVRYKA
- the porK gene encoding T9SS ring complex lipoprotein PorK/GldK; its protein translation is MKKLLMLVAIVAFLASCGKGDRGQLVGVKGKKWHPEKPYGMTLVPGGAFIMGKADDDIAATLNAPAKTVTVTSFYMDETEITNTEYRQFTEWVRDSTLRMRLAIMADDNGLTPGSGGTGEFAFKDAAANPSVWQQYVLDNYVGLGETGYEGRYLNWDEELIWDTEDIPDEYYAEAYDSMYIPYEEAYNGVRTIDVNKLIYRYSVQDIEKAARNPGLKRKDFISQKEVKVYPDTTVWIRDFNYSYNEPMHNDYYYHAAYDDYPVVGVNWTQAKAFCQWRTNYNNRDRRQRKNLEDVPAYRLPTEAEWEYAARGGLESATYPWGGPYAKNDRGCFMANFKPLRGDYAADQALYTVEAESYEPNDYNLYNMSGNVAEWVNSSYEPGAYEYMSTMNPVVNDESNMRKGVRGGSWKDVSYFLEVGTRDYEYQDSARSYIGFRTVQSYVGTDVTLNASTN
- a CDS encoding formimidoylglutamase — encoded protein: MILEYLKPISETTVAHARIQEPRTLGETIRLHTAQDGLPDLDNADLAIISILENRKDANAVFQVESLDGVRRKLYELFPGNWHADIVDLGDIVAGDQVEDTYYVVRELTTYLLKENILPIFIGGSQDLMYPMYRAFDDYRTMINVVNIDSRFDLGNIEMPISSRSYVGKMVATEPYNLFNYSNLGYQTYFNSQDEISLLDRLYFDAVRLGELDSDITIAESVLRDADLVGIDIKSIRSGDLNYDKGDANGFQSAQMCRLSRYSGISDRLKAFGVFEIPAGDFELMWSAVSQVVWYFIEGYNYRSNEYPIDVSNGFLKYQVPIDDEVLTFYKSGKTERWWIELPFISHVNNKLKQYTLLPCDKKDYLEATNQILPERWLKARQKNEI
- the porM gene encoding type IX secretion system motor protein PorM/GldM, coding for MAGGQGPRQKMINLMYLVFIAMLALNMSKEVLTAFGLIEESVAENNANLEVRNEASFAALAAKAQEQPKQYQEAAEAAAKVTEISEQFDSYIAGIKAEMMATVDPENQDDFQSQDKTDFLDTKFFQGDGLSADGKEFIQQMDAYRNGMIAALPENGYDDLKADIKDKFDTSDVPSVRSEPDSEKISWLNWRFEGFPLIASKTNLTQMQNEIKNAEADVLGQLLQGELIEIASMNNYTSIVNLEKGAFFNGENVKGEVVLGRYDDNMKPTKVVINGAEVPASQIQNGRVMLNFGAGAVGDKVIKGEMTFMENGTEVKIPIEQKYSVIGRPNSATISADKMNVVYRGVDNPMTISFAGVDPSKVSASAPGLSARGGSSYMMKPTGGAEVKINVTATLPDGSTSPDSKVFRIKDLPNPTGLISGEFDGVRKNRANLAISTVSAAFLDFDFDLTPTVTEFILKVQGQPGIKVSGNKLSPAAQSALQRAPQGSIVQIAQIKATVPGVRLKAVTPVSVELTD